A stretch of the Arachis stenosperma cultivar V10309 chromosome 6, arast.V10309.gnm1.PFL2, whole genome shotgun sequence genome encodes the following:
- the LOC130936240 gene encoding probable LRR receptor-like serine/threonine-protein kinase At2g16250 — protein MKVKKLKISSVLSATVVFTVMNLFFFVEFSSALSSSTEKLSSRTEWYSLLQLRSSLGIRAKNWPRKTEPCRNWTGIHCQKGSVIGINISGFRRTHKASLHPSFSVDALANFTRLASFNASGFVLNGSIPEWFGDKSNNNYLGALQVLDLSSCSITGSIPESIGGLILLKSVLLSGNSLTGRMPSGLGMLSNLSVLDLSGNELSGSIPDSLFSLGNLTRLNLSSNYLSGNVPNQLSNLSGLETLDLSNNALTGNVPSVLFSRLSKLRVLNLSGNFIDGDLPDTLWSLPSLRFVDVSNNNLTGPLPNFFGSNTSSTDATFNLSNNLFFGTLNISAKKFRMIDLSGNYLEGEVQGVSLSNVSLARNCLEDVPNQRDVSVCRVFYEKRNLPFPSNSTMEKSSRKKLIFILVGVFGGLGFILLLALVLVLFLKLCGNHKSLEDQRGIESGGPVPVGESPMPPKDLAFDIAVGESFTYEQILKLTGNFAEANIIKHGHSGDLFWGVMENGATVVIKKVDLSLFKRESYVVELELLSKVSHARLIPILGHCLENDNEKCIVYKYMPNGDLASSLQRVTDADGKSKSLDWITRLKIATGAAEGLAYLHDSSPPLAHRDVQASSILLDDKFEVRLGSLSEVTTQGDVHPGVMNRLFSKPSSSNQPNFGTSSVTWAGDVYGFGKILLELITGDTEVSKSDDATSREWLEQTLPYISIDDKERINKIVDPSLLVNEDLLEEVWAIAIVARSCLNPRPSKRPPMRHVLRALENPLKVVREESASSVKLRTTSSRKSWSTGLFGSWRQSSSDSATATNKDSSSGTKQSGKVSSQGSGVIMDHSSSNKRSSKSNEVFPEPLETQDVEIGGGR, from the exons ATGAAGGTGAAGAAGTTAAAGATTTCCTCTGTTTTGTCAGCTACAGTTGTTTTTACCGTTATGAACCTGTTCTTCTTCGTTGAGTTCAGTTCTGCTTTGAGTTCAAGCACTGAAAAGTTGAGTTCAAGAACCGAATGGTATTCGTTGCTTCAACTTCGATCTTCATTGGGTATAAGAGCAAAAAACTGGCCAAGAAAAACCGAACCGTGCCGGAACTGGACCGGGATTCATTGCCAAAAGGGTTCAGTTATCGGAATCAACATTTCCGGTTTCAGAAGAACACATAAAGCTAGTCTTCACCCAAGTTTCTCAGTTGATGCACTTGCCAATTTTACCCGTTTAGCTTCCTTCAATGCTTCAGGTTTTGTGCTTAATGGTTCTATTCCTGAGTGGTTTGGTGACAAAAGTAATAACAACTACCTTGGTGCACTCCAGGTGCTTGATTTAAGTTCTTGCTCAATAACTGGCTCTATTCCTGAGTCAATTGGTGGTTTGATTTTGTTGAAGTCTGTGTTACTTTCTGGGAATAGCTTAACTGGTAGAATGCCTTCAGGTTTGGGAATGTTGTCTAATTTATCTGTGCTTGATCTCTCAGGAAATGAACTTTCTGGGTCTATTCCTGATTCATTGTTTTCACTTGGTAACCTCACACGTCTTAATCTTTCTTCCAATTACTTATCTGGGAATGTTCCGAACCAACTTAGTAACCTTTCAGGGCTTGAAACTTTGGACCTTTCCAACAATGCACTAACTGGTAATGTGCCTAGTGTCTTGTTTTCTCGCCTTTCGAAACTTCGAGTTCTCAATTTGAGTGGTAACTTTATTGATGGTGATCTTCCTGATACTTTGTGGTCATTACCGAGCTTGCGTTTCGTTGATGTGTCCAACAACAACCTTACCGGTCCTCTACCGAATTTTTTCGGTTCAAATACTAGTTCTACTGATGCCACATTCAATCTCTCAAACAACTTATTCTTTGGAACTCTAAATATTTCGGCTaagaagtttagaatgattgatCTGTCCGGTAATTATTTGGAAGGCGAGGTGCAAGGTGTTAGTCTTAGTAATGTTAGTTTAGCTAGGAATTGCTTGGAGGATGTTCCAAATCAGAGGGATGTTAGTGTTTGTAGAGTGTTTTATGAGAAGAGAAATTTACCCTTTCCATCAAATTCGACAATGGAAAAATCTTCCAGAAAGAAACTGATATTCATACTGGTAGGTGTATTTGGTGGACTTGGCTTTATTTTGCTTCTGGCATTGGTCCTCGTACTGTTCTTAAAACTATGTGGCAATCATAAAAGCTTGGAAGATCAAAGGGGAATCGAAAGTGGAGGGCCTGTTCCAGTAGGGGAGAGTCCTATGCCGCCTAAAGACCTTGCATTCGACATTGCTGTCGGGGAATCATTTACTTATGAGCAAATTCTCAAGTTGACTGGTAATTTTGCTGAAGCAAATATCATCAAGCATGGTCATTCTGGAGACCTCTTCTGGGGAGTAATGGAAAACGGAGCTACTGTCGTCATCAAAAAGGTAGATTTGAGTTTGTTCAAGAGAGAATCATATGTTGTGGAGTTGGAATTATTAAGCAAGGTTTCACATGCAAGATTGATCCCAATCTTGGGACATTGCTTGGAGAATGACAATGAGAAATGTATAGTTTACAAGTATATGCCAAATGGAGATTTGGCAAGTTCTTTGCAGAGAGTCACTGATGCAGATGGTAAATCGAAGTCCCTTGATTGGATCACAAGATTGAAAATCGCTACAGGAGCTGCCGAAGGCCTTGCTTATCTACACGATAGCAGTCCTCCCCTCGCTCACAG AGATGTTCAAGCTAGCAGCATACTTCTTGATGATAAATTTGAGGTGCGACTTGGAAGTTTGAGTGAGGTTACCACCCAAGGAGATGTCCATCCTGGTGTCATGAACAGGCTGTTCAGCAAGCCATC ATCTTCTAATCAACCAAATTTTG GCACATCATCAGTAACTTGGGCAGGTGATGTATATGGTTTTGGTAAGATTTTGCTCGAGCTTATTACTGGAGATACCGAGGTCAGTAAATCCGACGATGCCACCTCAAGAGAGTGGTTGGAGCAGACCTTGCCTTACATTAGCATAGATGATAAAGAAAGGATAAATAAGATTGTTGACCCTTCTTTGTTAGTAAATGAGGATCTACTTGAAGAAGTATGGGCTATAGCAATCGTGGCAAGATCATGCCTGAATCCTAGGCCTTCGAAACGTCCTCCTATGAGACACGTCCTCAGGGCGCTGGAAAATCCGTTGAAGGTTGTAAGAGAAGAAAGCGCAAGCTCGGTGAAGTTGCGAACAACTTCGTCTAGGAAGTCTTGGAGCACTGGATTGTTTGGTAGCTGGAGACAGAGCTCATCAGATAGTGCCACTGCAACAAACAAAGATAGTTCAAGTGGGACTAAACAATCAGGGAAAGTAAGTTCCCAAGGAAGTGGTGTAATAATGGATCACTCGTCTTCCAATAAAAGATCATCCAAATCCAATGAAGTTTTCCCTGAACCATTGGAAACACAAGATGTGGAGATTGGTGGGGGAAGATGA
- the LOC130934951 gene encoding uncharacterized protein LOC130934951, with translation MASEESFLVLVHYRGSIKRKTRSGVKFTDKDLLCIIVTPTTTYDALVSSVLEKLGLEGVKRVKKFFYRIPTAVLNDTVKFDCSTIGSDEDLQVMFLCRRQFPEVRTPELLAKLVDVVSSSGGSNRNANTIAAVAGSSSRPAIASSSAPVYEPPMQPVASPSFAVDLSGNVGDKVRYGEHIPTEVHCPTPAGVGDGLFDDPDDDDVEPDMITDESGDDVGTTVPRRATGRSSSGTQQYPPHFSSLDLDAMRQDENALQPSGYGARDTEGSAGMNEFQVGQQFQDKDEALLSVKTYSIRRGVQYKVVESDYRMYVGKCSKFGNGCTWLIRLSLRQRKGIWEVKRYNGPHTCLASSISSDHRSLDYHVISTFIMPMVRADAAVNIKVLQNATAAHFGFRPTYRSVWMAKQKAVAVIYGDWDESYNELPRWVLGVQLTMSGTVAVLRTCPVRVGGQVDESQVYFHRLFWTFPPCIQAFRHCKPLPYVHEVYRLSSVFGVYQMGFTPPIPEGFWPPYAGPTVIPDPNMRRAREGRPRSTRIRTNMDEADPNRPKRCGLCRQPGHTRRNCPQAAGPSGTAGNQ, from the exons atggctagtgaggagagtttCCTAGTTCTGGTACATTACAGAGGGTCGATTAAGAGAAAAACTCGGTCCGGCGTGAAGTTCACTGATAAGGATCTCCTATGTATTATCGTGACGCCAACAACCACCTACGATGCTCTTGTTAGCTCTGTGCTGGAGAAGCTTGGTCTTGAAGGAGTTAAAAGGGTCAAGAAGTTTTTCTACCGCATTCCAACAGCGGTGCTCAATGACACCGTGAAGTTTGATTGTTCCACAATCGGTAGTGACGAGGACTTGCAGGTTATGTTTCTTTGTCGTAGGCAGTTTCCCGAGGTAAGGACACCAGAGTTGTTGGCAAAGTTGGTTGATGTGGTATCTAGCTCGGGTGGTTCGAACCGGAATGCCAATACTATAGCCGCGGTTGCCGGCTCGAGCTCGAGACCTGCTATTGCTTCATCCTCTGCTCCTGTGTATGAGCCACCGATGCAGCCTGTTGCGTCCCCTTCGTTTGCCGTTGATCTGAGCGGCAATGTTGGAGACAAGGTTCGGTATGGGGAACATATTCCCACCGAGGTACATTGTCCCACACCGGCTGGTGTTGGTGATGGTTTGTTTGATGATCCAGATGACGATGACGTGGAGCCGGATATGATTACTGATGAAAGCGGCGATGATGTTGGAACTACTGTTCCGAGAAGGGCTACAGGTCGATCTAGTTCTGGCACACAGCAGTATCCACCCCATTTTTCCTCGTTAGACCTGGATGCCATGCGGCAGGACGAAAATGCTCTGCAGCCCTCAGGATATGGCGCTAGAGATACCGAGGGGTCTGCCGGTATGAACGAGTTCCAGGTTGGCCAACAATTTCAGGATAAAGATGAGGCGCTGTTGAGTGTGAAGACGTACAGTATCCGCCGAGGGGTCCAGTACAAGGTCGTTGAGTCTGACTACCGCATGTATGTGGGAAAGTGTTCTAAGTTTGGGAATGGGTGCACATGGCTGATTCGGTTGAGTCTCCGACAGCGGAAGGGTATCTGGGAAGTGAAGCGATACAACGGACCGCATACATGTCTCGCCAGCTCCATCTCCAGCGACCATAGGAGTCTGGACTACCATGTGATATCCACCTTCATTATGCCGATGGTTAGGGCTGATGCAGCTGTGAACATCAAGGTGCTTCAAAATGCCACGGCCGCACACTTTGGGTTCAGGCCAACGTACAGGAGCGTATGGATGGCGAAGCAGAAGGCCGTTGCCGTCATATATGGGGACTGGGACGAGTCGTACAATGAGCTCCCTAGGTGGGTTTTAGGAGTTCAGCTGACGATGTCTGGCACTGTAGCCGTCCTCAGGACTTGCCCTGTTCGAGTTGGGGGACAGGTTGACGAGTCTCAGGTTTATTTTCATAGGCTGTTCTGGACTTTCCCCCCTTGTATTCAGGCATTCCGCCATTGCAAGCCTTTG CCTTACGTCCACGAGGTCTATCGCCTGAGTTCCGTTTTCGGTGTCTATCAGATGGGATTTACACCTCCCATTCCAGAGGGTTTCTGGCCACCTTATGCCGGGCCTACCGTTATACCGGATCCGAATATGAGGCGTGCGAGGGAGGGTCGTCCTAGATCCACAAGAATTCGCACCAACATGGATGAAGCAGATCCGAACCGGCCAAAGAGATGTGGCCTCTGCAGGCAGCCAGGTCACACCAGGCGTAATTGTCCACAAGCCGCAGGCCCCAGCGGGACTGCTGGAAATCAATAG
- the LOC130936461 gene encoding protein RADIALIS-like 4 — protein sequence MASSSAWTSKQNKRFENALAVFDKDTPDRWQKLARAVGGKTTVEEVKMHYEMLVEDLKQIEEGHVPLPNYRNVPSNATVGSSNKGYNYMEEERRLKFLTLQ from the exons ATGGCCTCAAGCTCAGCTTGGACATCAAAGCAGAACAAGAGATTCGAGAACGCTTTGGCCGTGTTCGACAAGGACACGCCGGACCGGTGGCAGAAGCTGGCGAGGGCGGTCGGAGGGAAGACCACGGTGGAGGAAGTGAAGATGCATTATGAGATGCTTGTTGAGGATTTGAAGCAAATTGAGGAAGGACATGTTCCTTTGCCTAATTATAGAAATGTTCCAAGTAATGCAACAGTTGGATCCAGCAATAAAGGTTACAATTACatggaagaagaaagaag GCTGAAGTTTCTTACACTCCAGTGA